One Panicum virgatum strain AP13 chromosome 9K, P.virgatum_v5, whole genome shotgun sequence genomic region harbors:
- the LOC120650213 gene encoding general negative regulator of transcription subunit 3-like isoform X3: MGASRKLQGEIDRVLKKVQEGVDVFDSIWNKVYDTENANQKEKFEADLKKEIKKLQRYRDQIKTWIQSSEIKDKKVSASYEQALMDARKQIEREMERFKVCEKETKTKAFSKEGLGQQPKTDPKEKAKAETRDWLNNVVSDLESQIDNFEAEVEGLSIKKGKQRPPRLVHLEKSITRHKAHIKKLESILRLLDNDELSPEQVNDVKDFLEDYVERNQEDFDEFSDVEDLYSTLPMEKVEALEDMVSLAPSSLVKGVASVSTSAVLSTKSSVATSSTQPTVSTTSSQSTSQDQTEETVSQESNPESTPQTPPSKGGNLGPSVPVVPIAVSTGSVAFSVPAETINSPVRPTVPTTAAAILSSATPRNAPESMPAVTSIPANLSSTLKDDDSMSFPPRRPSPAITEIGIGRGIARGITSQTLGTAPINIGPVPGNGLLVSPLGNKVQPQQVPRTNDAISSDSASTNENPIIGGRVFSPPVVSGAQWRPQTAGAFQNQSETSQFRGRPEISADQREKYLQRYHQVQQQQGNLLNVSNIAGINQKQFPTQQPNPLLQQFNSQSSSISSQVNLGLGAQVSDAGHVKSEEQQSLAEDVGVESAATTGANKQTSEDDTKIPYPNPSAPAAENSQLPRETDLSPGQPLQPGMSSSAVGVIGRRSMPDLGAIGDNLTGTSASSGHDQLYNLQMLEAAFHKLPQPKDSERAKTYVPRHPAVTPASYPQIQAPIVSNPTFWERIGSDTLATDMLFFAFYYQQNTYQQYLAAKELKKQSWRFHRRYNTWFQRHVEPQVTTDEYERGSYVYFDFHVTDDGSGWCQRIKNDFTFEYNYLEDELSVQTN, encoded by the exons ATGGGCGCCAGTCGGAAGCTGCAGGGCGAGATCGACCGTGTCCTCAAGAAGGTCCAGGAGGGTGTCGACGTCTTCGACAGCATCTGGAACAAG gtcTACGACACCGAGAATGCGAACCAGAAGGAGAAGTTCGAGGCGGACCTCAAGAAGGAGATCAAGAAGTTGCAGCGGTACCGGGACCAGATCAAGACGTGGATCCAATCCAGCGAGATCAAGGACAAGAAG GTTAGTGCCTCTTATGAGCAGGCTCTGATGGATGCTCGGAAGCAGATTGAACGAGAGATGGAACGGTTTAAAGTTTGtgagaaagaaacaaaaaccaAGGCCTTCTCAAAAGAAGGGTTAGGTCAGCAACCAAAAACT GATCCCAAAGAGAAGGCCAAAGCTGAAACGAGGGACTGGCTTAATAATGTG GTTAGTGATTTGGAAAGCCAGATTGATAACTTTGAAGCAGAGGTTGAAGGGCTTTCaattaaaaaaggaaaacaaagacCACCTCGACTT GTACATTTAGAGAAGTCTATTACGCGACATAAAGCTCATATAAAGAAATTGGAGTCAATCTTGAGACTTTTGGATAACGATGAGTTGAGTCCTGAGCAAGTCAATGATGTTAAAGATTTTCTTGAAGACTATGTTGAACGTAATCag GAAGACTTTGATGAATTCAGTGATGTTGAGGATCTCTATAGCACATTGCCTATGGAGAAGGTTGAAGCACTTGAAGACATGGTTTCACTTGCTCCTTCCAGTCTTGTGAAG GGTGTTGCTTCTGTTTCGACTAGTGCAGTTTTGAGCACGAAGAGTTCAGTTGCAACTTCATCTACTCAG CCTACTGTATCAACAACTTCTTCACaaagtacatcacaagatcaaaCAGAGGAGACGGTTTCACAAGAAAGCAATCCTGAATCAACACCACAAACACCACCTTCGAAAGGTGGAAATCTTGGACCTTCAGTGCCAGTTGTGCCCATTGCTGTCAGTACTGGTAGTGTGGCTTTTTCTGTCCCTGCGGAAACAATTAATTCCCCTGTGCGGCCGACTGTTCCTACCACAGCGGCTGCAATACTTTCTTCAGCTACTCCACGAAATGCTCCAGAGAGTATGCCTGCTGTAACCTCAATTCCTGCGAACTTATCTAGCACCTTGAAGGATGATGACAGCATGAGTTTTCCTCCACGAAGACCATCTCCTGCCATTACTGAAATTGGAATTGGTAGGGGCATAGCTCGTGGAATAACTAGTCAGACGTTAGGTACAGCTCCCATAAATATTGGTCCAGTTCCAGGAAATGGATTG TTGGTTTCGCCTCTTGGTAATAAAGTTCAACCACAGCAAGTTCCTAGGACTAATGATGCAATTAGCTCTGACTCTGCTAGTACAAATGAAAACCCTATTATTGGAGGAAGAGTATTTTCTCCTCCAGTTGTTTCTGGTGCTCAATGGAGGCCTCAAACTGCTGGTGCATTTCAAAATCAAAGTGAAACT AGTCAATTTCGTGGAAGGCCCGAGATTTCTGCCGACCAAAGGGAGAAATACCTACAAAGATATCACCAAGTACAGCAGCAGCAAGGCAACCTTCTTAATGTTTCTAATATAGCTGGCATAAATCAGAAGCAATTTCCTACACAGCAGCCAAATCCTCTTCTGCAACAG TTTAACTCACAGAGTTCCTCTATATCCTCCCAAGTGAACCTTGGGCTTGGAGCTCAAGTATCAG ATGCTGGCCATGTAAAAAGTGAAGAACAACAAAGTTTGGCTGAAGATGTTGGTGTTGAATCTGCTGCAACAACTGGAGCAAATAAACAAACAAGTGAAGATGACACAAAGATTCCTTATCCG AATCCTTCAGCACCTGCAGCTGAAAACAGTCAGCTGCCTAGGGAAACTGATCTATCACCTGGGCAGCCTTTGCAACCTGGAATGTCATCATCAGCTGTTGGTGTTATTGGGCGAAGAAGTATGCCTGATCTTGGTGCAATCGGGGATAACCTCACTGGAACCTCTGCAAGTTCTGGTCACGATCAACTTTATAATTTGCAAATGCTTGAAGCTGCATTCCATAAGCTTCCACAACCCAAGGACTCAGAGCGTGCTAAAACTTATGTTCCG CGGCATCCTGCAGTCACCCCTGCTAGTTACCCTCAAATTCAGGCACCGATTGTATCAAATCCTACCTTTTGGGAAAGAATTGGTAGCGACACATTGGCTACGGATATGCTGTTCTTTGCATTCTACTATCAACAG AACACATACCAACAATACTTGGCTGCTAAAGAATTGAAGAAGCAATCATGGAGATTTCATAGGAGGTATAACACTTGGTTCCAGCGGCATGTGGAGCCACAAGTTACGACTGATGAGTATGAGCGAGGCTCCTATGTGTACTTTGATTTTCATGTCACCGATGATGGCTCAGGATG GTGCCAAAGAATCAAGAATGACTTCACATTTGAGTACAACTACCTTGAGGATGAGCTGTCGGTACAGACAAACTAG
- the LOC120650213 gene encoding general negative regulator of transcription subunit 3-like isoform X4 encodes MGASRKLQGEIDRVLKKVQEGVDVFDSIWNKVYDTENANQKEKFEADLKKEIKKLQRYRDQIKTWIQSSEIKDKKALMDARKQIEREMERFKVCEKETKTKAFSKEGLGQQPKTDPKEKAKAETRDWLNNVVSDLESQIDNFEAEVEGLSIKKGKQRPPRLVHLEKSITRHKAHIKKLESILRLLDNDELSPEQVNDVKDFLEDYVERNQEDFDEFSDVEDLYSTLPMEKVEALEDMVSLAPSSLVKGVASVSTSAVLSTKSSVATSSTQPTVSTTSSQSTSQDQTEETVSQESNPESTPQTPPSKGGNLGPSVPVVPIAVSTGSVAFSVPAETINSPVRPTVPTTAAAILSSATPRNAPESMPAVTSIPANLSSTLKDDDSMSFPPRRPSPAITEIGIGRGIARGITSQTLGTAPINIGPVPGNGLLVSPLGNKVQPQQVPRTNDAISSDSASTNENPIIGGRVFSPPVVSGAQWRPQTAGAFQNQSETSQFRGRPEISADQREKYLQRYHQVQQQQGNLLNVSNIAGINQKQFPTQQPNPLLQQFNSQSSSISSQVNLGLGAQVSDAGHVKSEEQQSLAEDVGVESAATTGANKQTSEDDTKIPYPNPSAPAAENSQLPRETDLSPGQPLQPGMSSSAVGVIGRRSMPDLGAIGDNLTGTSASSGHDQLYNLQMLEAAFHKLPQPKDSERAKTYVPRHPAVTPASYPQIQAPIVSNPTFWERIGSDTLATDMLFFAFYYQQNTYQQYLAAKELKKQSWRFHRRYNTWFQRHVEPQVTTDEYERGSYVYFDFHVTDDGSGWCQRIKNDFTFEYNYLEDELSVQTN; translated from the exons ATGGGCGCCAGTCGGAAGCTGCAGGGCGAGATCGACCGTGTCCTCAAGAAGGTCCAGGAGGGTGTCGACGTCTTCGACAGCATCTGGAACAAG gtcTACGACACCGAGAATGCGAACCAGAAGGAGAAGTTCGAGGCGGACCTCAAGAAGGAGATCAAGAAGTTGCAGCGGTACCGGGACCAGATCAAGACGTGGATCCAATCCAGCGAGATCAAGGACAAGAAG GCTCTGATGGATGCTCGGAAGCAGATTGAACGAGAGATGGAACGGTTTAAAGTTTGtgagaaagaaacaaaaaccaAGGCCTTCTCAAAAGAAGGGTTAGGTCAGCAACCAAAAACT GATCCCAAAGAGAAGGCCAAAGCTGAAACGAGGGACTGGCTTAATAATGTG GTTAGTGATTTGGAAAGCCAGATTGATAACTTTGAAGCAGAGGTTGAAGGGCTTTCaattaaaaaaggaaaacaaagacCACCTCGACTT GTACATTTAGAGAAGTCTATTACGCGACATAAAGCTCATATAAAGAAATTGGAGTCAATCTTGAGACTTTTGGATAACGATGAGTTGAGTCCTGAGCAAGTCAATGATGTTAAAGATTTTCTTGAAGACTATGTTGAACGTAATCag GAAGACTTTGATGAATTCAGTGATGTTGAGGATCTCTATAGCACATTGCCTATGGAGAAGGTTGAAGCACTTGAAGACATGGTTTCACTTGCTCCTTCCAGTCTTGTGAAG GGTGTTGCTTCTGTTTCGACTAGTGCAGTTTTGAGCACGAAGAGTTCAGTTGCAACTTCATCTACTCAG CCTACTGTATCAACAACTTCTTCACaaagtacatcacaagatcaaaCAGAGGAGACGGTTTCACAAGAAAGCAATCCTGAATCAACACCACAAACACCACCTTCGAAAGGTGGAAATCTTGGACCTTCAGTGCCAGTTGTGCCCATTGCTGTCAGTACTGGTAGTGTGGCTTTTTCTGTCCCTGCGGAAACAATTAATTCCCCTGTGCGGCCGACTGTTCCTACCACAGCGGCTGCAATACTTTCTTCAGCTACTCCACGAAATGCTCCAGAGAGTATGCCTGCTGTAACCTCAATTCCTGCGAACTTATCTAGCACCTTGAAGGATGATGACAGCATGAGTTTTCCTCCACGAAGACCATCTCCTGCCATTACTGAAATTGGAATTGGTAGGGGCATAGCTCGTGGAATAACTAGTCAGACGTTAGGTACAGCTCCCATAAATATTGGTCCAGTTCCAGGAAATGGATTG TTGGTTTCGCCTCTTGGTAATAAAGTTCAACCACAGCAAGTTCCTAGGACTAATGATGCAATTAGCTCTGACTCTGCTAGTACAAATGAAAACCCTATTATTGGAGGAAGAGTATTTTCTCCTCCAGTTGTTTCTGGTGCTCAATGGAGGCCTCAAACTGCTGGTGCATTTCAAAATCAAAGTGAAACT AGTCAATTTCGTGGAAGGCCCGAGATTTCTGCCGACCAAAGGGAGAAATACCTACAAAGATATCACCAAGTACAGCAGCAGCAAGGCAACCTTCTTAATGTTTCTAATATAGCTGGCATAAATCAGAAGCAATTTCCTACACAGCAGCCAAATCCTCTTCTGCAACAG TTTAACTCACAGAGTTCCTCTATATCCTCCCAAGTGAACCTTGGGCTTGGAGCTCAAGTATCAG ATGCTGGCCATGTAAAAAGTGAAGAACAACAAAGTTTGGCTGAAGATGTTGGTGTTGAATCTGCTGCAACAACTGGAGCAAATAAACAAACAAGTGAAGATGACACAAAGATTCCTTATCCG AATCCTTCAGCACCTGCAGCTGAAAACAGTCAGCTGCCTAGGGAAACTGATCTATCACCTGGGCAGCCTTTGCAACCTGGAATGTCATCATCAGCTGTTGGTGTTATTGGGCGAAGAAGTATGCCTGATCTTGGTGCAATCGGGGATAACCTCACTGGAACCTCTGCAAGTTCTGGTCACGATCAACTTTATAATTTGCAAATGCTTGAAGCTGCATTCCATAAGCTTCCACAACCCAAGGACTCAGAGCGTGCTAAAACTTATGTTCCG CGGCATCCTGCAGTCACCCCTGCTAGTTACCCTCAAATTCAGGCACCGATTGTATCAAATCCTACCTTTTGGGAAAGAATTGGTAGCGACACATTGGCTACGGATATGCTGTTCTTTGCATTCTACTATCAACAG AACACATACCAACAATACTTGGCTGCTAAAGAATTGAAGAAGCAATCATGGAGATTTCATAGGAGGTATAACACTTGGTTCCAGCGGCATGTGGAGCCACAAGTTACGACTGATGAGTATGAGCGAGGCTCCTATGTGTACTTTGATTTTCATGTCACCGATGATGGCTCAGGATG GTGCCAAAGAATCAAGAATGACTTCACATTTGAGTACAACTACCTTGAGGATGAGCTGTCGGTACAGACAAACTAG
- the LOC120650213 gene encoding CCR4-NOT transcription complex subunit 3-like isoform X1, translating to MGASRKLQGEIDRVLKKVQEGVDVFDSIWNKVYDTENANQKEKFEADLKKEIKKLQRYRDQIKTWIQSSEIKDKKVSASYEQALMDARKQIEREMERFKVCEKETKTKAFSKEGLGQQPKTDPKEKAKAETRDWLNNVVSDLESQIDNFEAEVEGLSIKKGKQRPPRLVHLEKSITRHKAHIKKLESILRLLDNDELSPEQVNDVKDFLEDYVERNQEDFDEFSDVEDLYSTLPMEKVEALEDMVSLAPSSLVKGVASVSTSAVLSTKSSVATSSTQPTVSTTSSQSTSQDQTEETVSQESNPESTPQTPPSKGGNLGPSVPVVPIAVSTGSVAFSVPAETINSPVRPTVPTTAAAILSSATPRNAPESMPAVTSIPANLSSTLKDDDSMSFPPRRPSPAITEIGIGRGIARGITSQTLGTAPINIGPVPGNGLVSALPAINDLSKRNLLNTDERINSGGLSQQLVSPLGNKVQPQQVPRTNDAISSDSASTNENPIIGGRVFSPPVVSGAQWRPQTAGAFQNQSETSQFRGRPEISADQREKYLQRYHQVQQQQGNLLNVSNIAGINQKQFPTQQPNPLLQQFNSQSSSISSQVNLGLGAQVSDAGHVKSEEQQSLAEDVGVESAATTGANKQTSEDDTKIPYPNPSAPAAENSQLPRETDLSPGQPLQPGMSSSAVGVIGRRSMPDLGAIGDNLTGTSASSGHDQLYNLQMLEAAFHKLPQPKDSERAKTYVPRHPAVTPASYPQIQAPIVSNPTFWERIGSDTLATDMLFFAFYYQQNTYQQYLAAKELKKQSWRFHRRYNTWFQRHVEPQVTTDEYERGSYVYFDFHVTDDGSGWCQRIKNDFTFEYNYLEDELSVQTN from the exons ATGGGCGCCAGTCGGAAGCTGCAGGGCGAGATCGACCGTGTCCTCAAGAAGGTCCAGGAGGGTGTCGACGTCTTCGACAGCATCTGGAACAAG gtcTACGACACCGAGAATGCGAACCAGAAGGAGAAGTTCGAGGCGGACCTCAAGAAGGAGATCAAGAAGTTGCAGCGGTACCGGGACCAGATCAAGACGTGGATCCAATCCAGCGAGATCAAGGACAAGAAG GTTAGTGCCTCTTATGAGCAGGCTCTGATGGATGCTCGGAAGCAGATTGAACGAGAGATGGAACGGTTTAAAGTTTGtgagaaagaaacaaaaaccaAGGCCTTCTCAAAAGAAGGGTTAGGTCAGCAACCAAAAACT GATCCCAAAGAGAAGGCCAAAGCTGAAACGAGGGACTGGCTTAATAATGTG GTTAGTGATTTGGAAAGCCAGATTGATAACTTTGAAGCAGAGGTTGAAGGGCTTTCaattaaaaaaggaaaacaaagacCACCTCGACTT GTACATTTAGAGAAGTCTATTACGCGACATAAAGCTCATATAAAGAAATTGGAGTCAATCTTGAGACTTTTGGATAACGATGAGTTGAGTCCTGAGCAAGTCAATGATGTTAAAGATTTTCTTGAAGACTATGTTGAACGTAATCag GAAGACTTTGATGAATTCAGTGATGTTGAGGATCTCTATAGCACATTGCCTATGGAGAAGGTTGAAGCACTTGAAGACATGGTTTCACTTGCTCCTTCCAGTCTTGTGAAG GGTGTTGCTTCTGTTTCGACTAGTGCAGTTTTGAGCACGAAGAGTTCAGTTGCAACTTCATCTACTCAG CCTACTGTATCAACAACTTCTTCACaaagtacatcacaagatcaaaCAGAGGAGACGGTTTCACAAGAAAGCAATCCTGAATCAACACCACAAACACCACCTTCGAAAGGTGGAAATCTTGGACCTTCAGTGCCAGTTGTGCCCATTGCTGTCAGTACTGGTAGTGTGGCTTTTTCTGTCCCTGCGGAAACAATTAATTCCCCTGTGCGGCCGACTGTTCCTACCACAGCGGCTGCAATACTTTCTTCAGCTACTCCACGAAATGCTCCAGAGAGTATGCCTGCTGTAACCTCAATTCCTGCGAACTTATCTAGCACCTTGAAGGATGATGACAGCATGAGTTTTCCTCCACGAAGACCATCTCCTGCCATTACTGAAATTGGAATTGGTAGGGGCATAGCTCGTGGAATAACTAGTCAGACGTTAGGTACAGCTCCCATAAATATTGGTCCAGTTCCAGGAAATGGATTGGTTAGTGCACTTCCTGCAATAAATGACTTGTCCAAAAGAAATCTATTGAACACTGACGAGAGGATTAACAGTGGTGGTCTTTCTCAACAGTTGGTTTCGCCTCTTGGTAATAAAGTTCAACCACAGCAAGTTCCTAGGACTAATGATGCAATTAGCTCTGACTCTGCTAGTACAAATGAAAACCCTATTATTGGAGGAAGAGTATTTTCTCCTCCAGTTGTTTCTGGTGCTCAATGGAGGCCTCAAACTGCTGGTGCATTTCAAAATCAAAGTGAAACT AGTCAATTTCGTGGAAGGCCCGAGATTTCTGCCGACCAAAGGGAGAAATACCTACAAAGATATCACCAAGTACAGCAGCAGCAAGGCAACCTTCTTAATGTTTCTAATATAGCTGGCATAAATCAGAAGCAATTTCCTACACAGCAGCCAAATCCTCTTCTGCAACAG TTTAACTCACAGAGTTCCTCTATATCCTCCCAAGTGAACCTTGGGCTTGGAGCTCAAGTATCAG ATGCTGGCCATGTAAAAAGTGAAGAACAACAAAGTTTGGCTGAAGATGTTGGTGTTGAATCTGCTGCAACAACTGGAGCAAATAAACAAACAAGTGAAGATGACACAAAGATTCCTTATCCG AATCCTTCAGCACCTGCAGCTGAAAACAGTCAGCTGCCTAGGGAAACTGATCTATCACCTGGGCAGCCTTTGCAACCTGGAATGTCATCATCAGCTGTTGGTGTTATTGGGCGAAGAAGTATGCCTGATCTTGGTGCAATCGGGGATAACCTCACTGGAACCTCTGCAAGTTCTGGTCACGATCAACTTTATAATTTGCAAATGCTTGAAGCTGCATTCCATAAGCTTCCACAACCCAAGGACTCAGAGCGTGCTAAAACTTATGTTCCG CGGCATCCTGCAGTCACCCCTGCTAGTTACCCTCAAATTCAGGCACCGATTGTATCAAATCCTACCTTTTGGGAAAGAATTGGTAGCGACACATTGGCTACGGATATGCTGTTCTTTGCATTCTACTATCAACAG AACACATACCAACAATACTTGGCTGCTAAAGAATTGAAGAAGCAATCATGGAGATTTCATAGGAGGTATAACACTTGGTTCCAGCGGCATGTGGAGCCACAAGTTACGACTGATGAGTATGAGCGAGGCTCCTATGTGTACTTTGATTTTCATGTCACCGATGATGGCTCAGGATG GTGCCAAAGAATCAAGAATGACTTCACATTTGAGTACAACTACCTTGAGGATGAGCTGTCGGTACAGACAAACTAG
- the LOC120650213 gene encoding CCR4-NOT transcription complex subunit 3-like isoform X2, with the protein MGASRKLQGEIDRVLKKVQEGVDVFDSIWNKVYDTENANQKEKFEADLKKEIKKLQRYRDQIKTWIQSSEIKDKKALMDARKQIEREMERFKVCEKETKTKAFSKEGLGQQPKTDPKEKAKAETRDWLNNVVSDLESQIDNFEAEVEGLSIKKGKQRPPRLVHLEKSITRHKAHIKKLESILRLLDNDELSPEQVNDVKDFLEDYVERNQEDFDEFSDVEDLYSTLPMEKVEALEDMVSLAPSSLVKGVASVSTSAVLSTKSSVATSSTQPTVSTTSSQSTSQDQTEETVSQESNPESTPQTPPSKGGNLGPSVPVVPIAVSTGSVAFSVPAETINSPVRPTVPTTAAAILSSATPRNAPESMPAVTSIPANLSSTLKDDDSMSFPPRRPSPAITEIGIGRGIARGITSQTLGTAPINIGPVPGNGLVSALPAINDLSKRNLLNTDERINSGGLSQQLVSPLGNKVQPQQVPRTNDAISSDSASTNENPIIGGRVFSPPVVSGAQWRPQTAGAFQNQSETSQFRGRPEISADQREKYLQRYHQVQQQQGNLLNVSNIAGINQKQFPTQQPNPLLQQFNSQSSSISSQVNLGLGAQVSDAGHVKSEEQQSLAEDVGVESAATTGANKQTSEDDTKIPYPNPSAPAAENSQLPRETDLSPGQPLQPGMSSSAVGVIGRRSMPDLGAIGDNLTGTSASSGHDQLYNLQMLEAAFHKLPQPKDSERAKTYVPRHPAVTPASYPQIQAPIVSNPTFWERIGSDTLATDMLFFAFYYQQNTYQQYLAAKELKKQSWRFHRRYNTWFQRHVEPQVTTDEYERGSYVYFDFHVTDDGSGWCQRIKNDFTFEYNYLEDELSVQTN; encoded by the exons ATGGGCGCCAGTCGGAAGCTGCAGGGCGAGATCGACCGTGTCCTCAAGAAGGTCCAGGAGGGTGTCGACGTCTTCGACAGCATCTGGAACAAG gtcTACGACACCGAGAATGCGAACCAGAAGGAGAAGTTCGAGGCGGACCTCAAGAAGGAGATCAAGAAGTTGCAGCGGTACCGGGACCAGATCAAGACGTGGATCCAATCCAGCGAGATCAAGGACAAGAAG GCTCTGATGGATGCTCGGAAGCAGATTGAACGAGAGATGGAACGGTTTAAAGTTTGtgagaaagaaacaaaaaccaAGGCCTTCTCAAAAGAAGGGTTAGGTCAGCAACCAAAAACT GATCCCAAAGAGAAGGCCAAAGCTGAAACGAGGGACTGGCTTAATAATGTG GTTAGTGATTTGGAAAGCCAGATTGATAACTTTGAAGCAGAGGTTGAAGGGCTTTCaattaaaaaaggaaaacaaagacCACCTCGACTT GTACATTTAGAGAAGTCTATTACGCGACATAAAGCTCATATAAAGAAATTGGAGTCAATCTTGAGACTTTTGGATAACGATGAGTTGAGTCCTGAGCAAGTCAATGATGTTAAAGATTTTCTTGAAGACTATGTTGAACGTAATCag GAAGACTTTGATGAATTCAGTGATGTTGAGGATCTCTATAGCACATTGCCTATGGAGAAGGTTGAAGCACTTGAAGACATGGTTTCACTTGCTCCTTCCAGTCTTGTGAAG GGTGTTGCTTCTGTTTCGACTAGTGCAGTTTTGAGCACGAAGAGTTCAGTTGCAACTTCATCTACTCAG CCTACTGTATCAACAACTTCTTCACaaagtacatcacaagatcaaaCAGAGGAGACGGTTTCACAAGAAAGCAATCCTGAATCAACACCACAAACACCACCTTCGAAAGGTGGAAATCTTGGACCTTCAGTGCCAGTTGTGCCCATTGCTGTCAGTACTGGTAGTGTGGCTTTTTCTGTCCCTGCGGAAACAATTAATTCCCCTGTGCGGCCGACTGTTCCTACCACAGCGGCTGCAATACTTTCTTCAGCTACTCCACGAAATGCTCCAGAGAGTATGCCTGCTGTAACCTCAATTCCTGCGAACTTATCTAGCACCTTGAAGGATGATGACAGCATGAGTTTTCCTCCACGAAGACCATCTCCTGCCATTACTGAAATTGGAATTGGTAGGGGCATAGCTCGTGGAATAACTAGTCAGACGTTAGGTACAGCTCCCATAAATATTGGTCCAGTTCCAGGAAATGGATTGGTTAGTGCACTTCCTGCAATAAATGACTTGTCCAAAAGAAATCTATTGAACACTGACGAGAGGATTAACAGTGGTGGTCTTTCTCAACAGTTGGTTTCGCCTCTTGGTAATAAAGTTCAACCACAGCAAGTTCCTAGGACTAATGATGCAATTAGCTCTGACTCTGCTAGTACAAATGAAAACCCTATTATTGGAGGAAGAGTATTTTCTCCTCCAGTTGTTTCTGGTGCTCAATGGAGGCCTCAAACTGCTGGTGCATTTCAAAATCAAAGTGAAACT AGTCAATTTCGTGGAAGGCCCGAGATTTCTGCCGACCAAAGGGAGAAATACCTACAAAGATATCACCAAGTACAGCAGCAGCAAGGCAACCTTCTTAATGTTTCTAATATAGCTGGCATAAATCAGAAGCAATTTCCTACACAGCAGCCAAATCCTCTTCTGCAACAG TTTAACTCACAGAGTTCCTCTATATCCTCCCAAGTGAACCTTGGGCTTGGAGCTCAAGTATCAG ATGCTGGCCATGTAAAAAGTGAAGAACAACAAAGTTTGGCTGAAGATGTTGGTGTTGAATCTGCTGCAACAACTGGAGCAAATAAACAAACAAGTGAAGATGACACAAAGATTCCTTATCCG AATCCTTCAGCACCTGCAGCTGAAAACAGTCAGCTGCCTAGGGAAACTGATCTATCACCTGGGCAGCCTTTGCAACCTGGAATGTCATCATCAGCTGTTGGTGTTATTGGGCGAAGAAGTATGCCTGATCTTGGTGCAATCGGGGATAACCTCACTGGAACCTCTGCAAGTTCTGGTCACGATCAACTTTATAATTTGCAAATGCTTGAAGCTGCATTCCATAAGCTTCCACAACCCAAGGACTCAGAGCGTGCTAAAACTTATGTTCCG CGGCATCCTGCAGTCACCCCTGCTAGTTACCCTCAAATTCAGGCACCGATTGTATCAAATCCTACCTTTTGGGAAAGAATTGGTAGCGACACATTGGCTACGGATATGCTGTTCTTTGCATTCTACTATCAACAG AACACATACCAACAATACTTGGCTGCTAAAGAATTGAAGAAGCAATCATGGAGATTTCATAGGAGGTATAACACTTGGTTCCAGCGGCATGTGGAGCCACAAGTTACGACTGATGAGTATGAGCGAGGCTCCTATGTGTACTTTGATTTTCATGTCACCGATGATGGCTCAGGATG GTGCCAAAGAATCAAGAATGACTTCACATTTGAGTACAACTACCTTGAGGATGAGCTGTCGGTACAGACAAACTAG